Sequence from the Strix uralensis isolate ZFMK-TIS-50842 chromosome 1, bStrUra1, whole genome shotgun sequence genome:
AGTTTTTCCTGAGGAAGATGAAGAACTGGAAGTAAAGAACATGCCAtgtaaaagcagaatttttaGGGAATTCCTTGCTTGAGAAACATTACGAACGTTTCTTGATATCATTTGAACATGAACCTCTCAATACTAAGTTTTAATAAACTTTATTTCCCATCTGAGGAAAAAAGAACTATATTTTATGTTCTGGCAATGCTGAAAACAACTATCACTAAAACAAATCAAAGTGGAATTACTTTGCCAAAAGATAAACACTTTTTCAACTGATGATTCAAATAGTGGTTTATGTGTTCATGAAGTGCTACTTTCAAGTagcatttttcttgctgtttctctAAGTCTATTTagaaaaatgatagaaaaataacAGTCATTATTTCACTGTTAGAAATTGAGCTTAAAAAAAGGATTCTTGAGATTTTAGTGGTTAAAGCAAAGAAATAGTAACAACACCAGGAACAAATAATTTACCTGATTCTCTGCTCCATTTCTTCTAAGGTCTCCTTCTTTACTATGTCAAGCTCTTGCTGATGTTCCTTTCGCAGAGTACGCAAGTCTTTTTGAAGATTATTCACTTCTTTGCATAGTTTCTGTTTCTCCCTTTCAGTCTCTTCCAGTTTAGTCTGCAAATCCTTCTGCTGGTTCTGCATATCACCTAATAATTTCTGCAGCTCCAAACCAGATTTAGccttttcttcaacatttttctcaaaagctttcaGACTGTCATTTCTTTCATCCAACTGTTGCTGTAAAGCTTTTAGCTTTTCTTCATATCTCGAACTCATATCTTCCATCTCAGTCTTATGTACTTCATTTTCCTTCACTAGATTATTTTCCAACTCTTTTATCTTCTGTTCTAAAGATTGACTGACTGCCtccttttcctgcatttttttctggaaatctcCAATTACATTCTCCATATCAAGATGTTTTTGTTCTTTAGCTCTTAATTCTTCCCTACTGCTTGCTAAATCACCACTGCAACGAGCAAGCTCATCTGCTAACAATGAGTATTTTTTGGTTTGCTCCTCAAGTTCTTTCCTGAGGCTTTCAGCCTTACTCTGCTCCTCCTGATGGCTCTTCTCAACACATTCTAGTTTTTTAAGGAGCTCTTCCTGTTTGGTTTGCAGTTCTAGACGAGAGTCATTACTCTCTTGTTGCTCCTTTTCATACTTCTGCAACAGTTCATCTTTTTCAGTTAAGCCCTTCTGCAACACGTGCATTTTCTCTTTGTATGTCTGTTGGACGCTCTCaagcatgttatttttttcttgttctacaGCAGCTTTTACACTCTCTACTTTTTGCAACATTTCTTTCTCTAATTCTGTGGAATCTCTTgttgactttattttttcttctaaggaCTCAATTTTGGCCTCTCTCTCCTGCACTTTTTGTTCCAAGTCTCTTAACTGATTTTCTCTATCTTGCTTAAAttgctgttccttttcttccatcTGAGACATCAATTGCCTTTTAATAGAACCGATTTTTAGCTCTGCCTTCTTTTTTAGATCCGCCAGCTTAGTGTTGTTCTCTGCATTCAATCTCTCTTCTAATTCTTTCAGctcttcctctttgcttttaAGTATCCCTGACTTCATTTGAACAAATtccctctcctttgcttcaaattcagttttcagtGAACCTATTTGCTTCTCAAGATTAAGCACTTTTTCTTCAGCCTCCTTAAATCTATTGTCCTTTTCAAAAGCCACCCTCTCTGCCTGCTGGAGTTGCCAAGCTATCTCTTTTTGCTCTGTGTCTTTTTGTTCATTAGACTTTTTAAGTTTCTCCATCAAGGAatcattttctgaagttttctgagCAACGTGTTCTTCTAGTTCAGCAATTCTTGCTGCTTGGTTTTTTAACTTTGCAGTTAACTCACTTTcttgtttttccctcttgttttgcttttgttccaATTCACTTTTCAAACTATCgagattcttgctttctttagCTAGCTGCTCCTTCAGTTTATTTAGCTCTTCACCTTTTTTATTGGCTTCAGTATTGCTTAATTCAAGTTTGCTCTGCAAATCTTTAATAGTATCGTGATTTTGTGTAAACCTGGTTTGTGCTTTCATCTTCCACTCAGACAGCTTGGCCGTGCAATGATCTACCTGCTGAAGAGCTGATGCTTTTTCTTGACTCAGCGTCTCAACTCTGGCCGATAACTCCTGTACCTGGTTTAACAACTGCAACCGATCCTCTTCATGTTGCTTGCTTAACAGAGACATGGCTGCTTCCTTTTCCGTTAAACTTATCATGCTTTCAAGTCTAACATTAAGGTCACTAATTGTTTTGTTGAGAGCAGAGATCTCGGATACTTTTTCCTGGAGTTCCTCCCTCATTGAGGTGACAGCATTGATATTTTCAGATAATTCTTTCCTCAGCTGTGTTATAcaagtttctttttctgatgctgCTTGCTGCTGGTGCCCTCCCTCTTTTTGCAACTGTTCCTTTTCTGTTACAAGTCCTTCAATGTCAGCTCTCATGGACGTAATTAAATTGTCCTTCTCTTGCAGCTGTTGCATTGACTTTTGCAAAGAAGTACTCACAGCAGAATGATGCTCTGTTACTTCTCTAAGTTGAGCTTCTAGTTCAAGAATCTTACTCGTTTTAATTAATACTGCTTCTTTAACTTCTGCAGTTCGGCGCTTGCAATCTGCAATCTTGCATGTTACTATGCCAATTTTTTCACTACATTTTTCAATTAATTCATTGATTTTTGTTTGCAATAAAGCTTCAGCGTTCTTCCAGCAAGCATCTAACTGAGCTACAAGTTCTCCTGACAGCCTTTTAAACTCAGCTTCTTTTAGCTGAATTGcctctatttttttctcataattttcaTGATCTTTATACTGAGAAGACTGCACATCTTGGAGTTTCTCTTCAAGTGTTTTCAGTGTATCAGCCAGCTCGGTAATTTTGGCTTTGTCCTTTTCTTCAACTGCTTTCTGTTCACTGAGCTGTTCCTGAAGTCCTGACTGCTCTTTCAGGGACTGATTAAGATCACCTTCCAATTTTTTCAACTGTGTTTTCAGGTCACTTTCCTTATCTGACAAAGCAGTCACCTTAGCCACTGACTGCCTTAGCTGTTCTTGCAATTCCTTCAGGGACTCCTCCCTTTTCACCTGTTCTTCCTTCAGGTGGGTTATTTCTGCTCTGGTGCTCTCCTCCTCAGCGCTGAAGGTGGCAAGTTTCTGTTTCAGGTCTCCAACTTCCTGCTCTTTCTCTTGCAGTTCCATTTCATGCTTTTCCTGGAGCTCTTCAACCTGCTGATGGAGTTTCTTTTCCCAACTTTGGGTAATTTCTTCCAACTCCCTTCTATGAGCCTCAGCAAGACTCTCCAGTTGCTCTTTCTGATTAGATTCTAGTTTTGACACAGCATCGTTGATTCCAGCTGAGCTGGCATGTGCCATTTCCAACATTTTAGCATTGAATTCGCTCTCTTTCTGACTGAACTCCAATTGCTTGTTTTCAAGCTCTTTTTTTAGCTTAGCTTCCTGCTCAGCAAGATTCTTTTTGAAAGTTTCCTGCATATCTTttgatttctgtttaattttctccattttgttatCCTGACGTTTCAGCTTACTTTCATATTCTTCTTGTAGAGCACTCATTCTCTCCTCTGTGGCTAACAGTTTCTGTTTAAGCTCTTCCACTTGCTTGTTCTGTAACTTCATGTGTtcaatttcattttccttctcacttAGAATTCTCTTTGTATCATCAGCCTCTCTTTGTAGATCCTTCAGCTGACATTCGTATTGTTGTGTTAGAGAGGtttctttctgtgtattttcattCCTTTGCTCTTGCAAATGCTGCTTCAGGTCATGTACCTGAGAGATGTATGCCTCTAACTCATTCTTGACATCATTCAGCTGGGATTCAGTTCTTTCTAGCTGCTCACTAAGTTGCAATTTTTCACCTTCAAGATCTGTcagcttttgctgcagctttgCTAATTCCTCTTCATAAATCTTTGCTTGCTCATTAGACGTACTCCGATGAGACTCTGAAAGCTCCTCTAGCTTTGCAGACACTTGTACAAATTCAGCTTCAGATCTTTCTGAAGATTCCTTCAATTTCTGTTCATGTGCTTTTAGTTCCTCCAAATGTCTGTCCTTCTCCTCCAATGACTGCCTGAGTTGGTTGAGCTCCTCTTTGAGTACCTTCTCAACTCCTTGAATAGACATTTCATGCTCTTTTAACATaatttcaacctcttctttgtgccttttcctctcttcttccaacTTTCCTTCCAATTCTTGCTCTGCTTCACACACTTTACTATTCAATGCAGAGAGCTCTTGTTCTAAATCATGACGTATTTTTAGTGCTTCTGATAGCTCAGAAGACAGGGCTTCTAATTCTGTTTGTTTCGCATCaagtttttctaatgttttttcaTTCATCTCTTCTATGTGTGCACGGaaaactgtttctttctccttcaaaatTGTAGCTATCTCTTGTTGttgtttctctctcattttttctatttcagttacTTGTTGTTGCTTTAAGATTTGAAGTTTTTCTGTCCAAAGCTTTTCCTGCTGCTCTTTCATGTTTTCCGGTTTATTCTTGTGTTTTTCAACCATACAATTTATTTCCTtagtgtgctgctttttttcagacTCCATCAGAGTACTTAATTCCTCTGATTGCTTTCTGTCATCTTGCGAATACTTTGCAAGAGAGCTTTCCAGTTCAAGAACCCTCTgttagaaaatacagttttaaaagagTATCAATACTCAAAAGGTAacaagagaaaatttaaaaaaatctcaccagGTTCACATAACTACAActtattccattattttttagTGAATATCAACTATTTCTATAAGCCTTTCATGCACCTAGTTTctgctcagctttgcttccattATGGTTAGTTATTTAATAAAAGGTTTTCTCTTTCATTGTGGTGAAAATACATACAATAAAAACTTAGAAAGAATTTAActtatacaaataaaataattcatgtgATATTTATGAGATACACACTCATTTTTTCTTGTTAAGCTAAAGTGCCAACACATAGGATGAAAGACATCAAGAGTCTACGTGAGTATTATCGACCTACTGATTTATCTTAATTCCACACATCTCATGGAGATTCTGCTGTGAAGGTAAAATGGTTCTATAGGCAAAACTTTCAAACTAATATTTGGGAGTGGTGGAATAATGTACAAACTTGCATTAGCAGATAATACAATCTTAGCCATTACATAAAGCAAGGGACACTTCAAAAAtttaagcacatttttttaatttattcaagtTTCCTTATAAGTGTTTGTATGCTAGCAGTACCCAGAAGTTAAACAGTTTGAAGTTTAACTCTCCTGTacaacatatataaaaattatgcAGATGGATACAAATTAATATCCCACGCCATGACAGCAAGTGAATGCAGTTGTATATTTTGTAAACATTGTGAGATTAAAACAACCCAATCACAATAAATCCACAGTATCTGTAAACTGCCACAGGTAAAATATATACTAAAAGGAATTCCTGTAAACGTTTACCCCTTTGGAATCTTTACTCACAGTTCTATAAATCTCTACTACTTCACGCATCTTCTGAACCTTCCTGTCACATGCTGACTGTAttgctttcttctgcagctctAATTCTTCTAAAGCTAGGGATCCTTGCTCCTCTTGTTCTTGAAGCGTTTTTAAACACTCACTCTGGTTTCTTTCCTGTATCAAAAATTATgattaaaacaataaatataGTCATCACACCTTCAAAAACAGTATAATAGAAAATTTACAAACAAGTTCATAGGAGTCATACACTAGGCACCTGTATTTTCACCACACGCACAGAGTTTGTATTTTGtctgtgaaaacaaaatcattataaatcacttccattttctcttcttgGGAACCATTTGTCTTTCTATGAAAAACATATCTCAATCCagcctttcattttgttttgtttaacacaATTGAGAGTAACACCTTAGAGGAATAAAGGTCTGTTCTCACTTGATTCCActgctaaattatttttaagcttCTATtccttataattaaaaaataacctgagaaataggtaggaaaaaaatatagtcaGGAAGAGACTGTCAAAGTCCCTCAGTCCTACTCACCAACCATCATGGAGGAGCACAAAAGAGAATCTACTATTTGTTAGGTAAAATTACATGATCTAAAGTGGATTACAGCttatgaaaaagaacaaagaatcCAGTGATTCCTCCCAGCCTGAcctagaagaaaattcttttctgaGGTCAAACACTATGAATAGTTAACCCTGCTCACATAATAcaacacaatcacagaatcatctaggttggaaagaaccttgaagatcatccagtccaaccattaacctaacattgacagttcccaactacaccagatccctcagcgctgggtcaacccgactcttaaacacctccagggatggggacgccaccactgccctgggcagcccattccaacgcccaactaccccttctggaaagaaatacttcctaatatccagtctaatccttccctggcgcaacatgaagccattccctcttgtcttatcgctcatgacttggttaaagagactcatccccagctctctgcaacctcctttcaggtagttgtagagggcgatgaggtctcccctcagcctcctcttctccagactaaacccccccagttccctcagccgctccccatcagacctgtgctccagaccctgcaccagctccgttgctcttctctggacacgctcaagtaattcaatgtcctttttggagtgaggggcccaaaactgaacacagtattcgaggtgcggcctcaccagtgccgagtacagggggacagtcacttccctgtccctgctggccacgctatttctgatacaagccaggatgccattggccttcttggccacctgggcacactgctggctcctgttcagccggctgtcaatcaacacccccgggtccctctctgactggcagctctccagccactcctccccaagcctgtagcgctgctggggttgttgtggcccaagtgcagcacccggcatttggccttattgaagctcatacagttggccttagcccatcgctccagcctgtccagatctctctgcagagcctccctaccctcgagcagatcaacactcccacccaacttggtgtcatctgcaaacttactgagggtgcactcgatcccctcgtctagatcatcaagaaagatgttaaacaggagtggccccaaaaccaagccctgggggacaccactcgtgaccggccgccaaccggatttaactccattcaccacaactctttgggcccggccatccagccagttttttacccagcaaagcatgtgcccatccaagccacgagcacccagttttgccaggagaatgctgtgggaaacggtgtcaaaggccttactgaagtcaaggtaaactacatccacagcctttccctcatccaataagcaggtcgccctgtcgtagaaggagatcaggtttgtcaagcaggacctgtctttcacaaacccatgctgactgggcctcatcatttggttgtcccgcatgtgttgtaagatggtactctggatgagctgctccatcagcttcctgggcaccgacgtcaagctgacaggcctgtaatttcctggatcatccttctgacccttcttatatatgggcatcatattggccagtttccaatctgtcgggacctccccagacagccaggactgctggtaaatgatggaaagtggcttggcaagcaccccagtcagctccttcagcacccttgggtgtatcccatcaggtcccatagacttgtgtatgtctatgtgatgcagtaggtcactgactgtctcctggattgcggggggcgtcgttctcccagtctctgtcttctggctgaggaggctggattccctcaatacaactagtcctgttattaaagactgaggcaaagaaggcatcaaggacctcagccttctcctcatcacttgttaccacgtttcctcccgcatccagcaggggatggagactctccctggcctttcttttgctgctgacatacttatagaaacatttcttgttatccttgattgctgaagccacaATGATACCAACACTTTTCAAGTAACAGCCTCATTCTTTGTACCTCTTTTACTCTAGTTGCTCTGGCTAATCGCCAATGATccagaggaagaaattaaaaaaaaatatctaacaaaaggaattttaaaaataaaagaagtctttCCCACAAGATGCAGCTGTTAGTGAGCAGTGATAGTGATTACCATTATTCAGTCTTGTATCACCGCAGCTGCTTTCCCTTCATGTTGCTGAAGTGTCTGACCTCTTTGACTTTTGGAGGACACTTTGTATCTTTGAGTGCAGGACTCTCACTACAGAACAGGGTCAGATTAAGACTTCTAGTTCCACCTCACACTTAGAGAAACGTCTTTCTACACTTTTTAGGGATACTTACAAGAGCTAACTTCATCTTGCCCTGGAAAGCCTTTTCTTGGGCCTGTAATCTCTTATTTAGCTCCTGATCTTTGGTAGCCATTTCttttttatggtatttttctAGTTCAGCAACACGCTTCTCTGAAGACTTCTGTGAACCAGTCAGAAAAAAActgatttcaaaatattaaataacactTTGTATTATTTCTTAATAAGAAAAGCAGTGCAAAAGAGAGAGGAAACCAGAACCATCTCTTTGCTGCCTTTGAATAAGTAACAGTCACTTGGAACGCTTCATATTGAGCCCTGAGAGTTGCTATTTTCAAGCTTGAAGTTATCCATCTTCCTTCTCAAGTCTTTCACTGTTCTACTAAAAGAAACACCAAATTTTCTAAAGACTCGTCGACCAAGGTGAACTTAcatgttttcagtttcagttcaaATGTGGTAATAAATTGGAAAAGGAACTTCTGTCTCTAGCTTTCCCTGCATTCTTATTATTTCGTGAGCCAGAAAGTCAAGTGATGATACTCTATGTAGACAGCTATCTATGATCTATATACATGCTTTATTTAAGAATAATGTAATGCAAGTAAGTTCTTCCCCTAAAGCATCAGTCTATTCTCTTAGAAAAATTACTAACATAACAAATGCCAACACAAGAACTGTAATTTAAAGGTGTTTAAATTTACAGCTTTGCAAGGCACATGCAGTACTTCTGCAATGTCTACCTGAATACACCAAATGAAGCAAATTTTAGCAATTCTTAACTAGCAAACAGTTTGGCAACAAGTTCTTAAGGGTTTACACATACTGGGCTAGGATAACCATTAAAAGTACTTAGTATTAAACCCCAAAATCCTGGAGGAGATGCGTGAGCTGACCgccattaatttcttcttcttgacTTCCTTTAAAGTCTCAAGTGTACTTctagtaaataattttattaaatactgTGAAACAAGGAGTAATACTGTTCATTTTTATATGCCTCTAATGTACTGATTTTAAactgttagagaaaaaaaaaatctatatggGGAGTTTTCTGTTCTGTCTTAAGTAAATCTTTAAtcctagaaattaatttttatagaACTTATTAAATCAGAAAAATGTTATAACATTATGATATACTAATGTATTTTACAACTATAGTTTAATTGTAATTGAATTATTAGATTAAAAGCCAATACAAGGTGAGTTTCAGCTTTTACCTTCATAATCTCAATCACCTCTTGTTTCACTCTGGTTAACTCCCGTTGAAGAGTTACCCTCTCTTCCTCACTTGCCTTTTCTACTGCTTTGATTTTTTCATCCATTTCTGCCTGCAATTTCTTCCGGGCTTCCTCTGTCTTCTGGGCAAGACTCAGAGCCCTCTCAAGCTCTTCaaaagctgcaaagaaaaaaaagtatatgatAGTCAAGAAATATCAATGTCCCTTGATAGAAGAACAGAGTTCTCAGTAACTGTAAATTACACAAGTAACAGAAGAATGAACTTCGGCATCCATCAAGAATTCACATGGGTTTATATctagaaaggaaagagaattgACAAATAGATGTGAATGTCTTCCAACACATTCTGTAGCTTCTATTTCTTCCCCTAAAATCACTATAAAATACATAAACCGTATAAAGAAACTATGGCTCCTCTTCTGGCTATATGTGCTGAATAActttgaagaagaggaagaaagctgCATGAAGAAAAGGCAACTCACAAGTTGTTCTTCCACTAAAACAACCAGACAGAAGCATAAACCAGGAATAACTGCTATGCAGGTCAGTTTTTACTGAATCATGAAAGAGTTCTTCCTGAACAGAACACCGAAGTACAATACCAGGCACTTTATTTACCTAAGAGTTGTTCATTTCAAACTGTACAACCTAGATAATCTTCTCTTTAAACTGTGGGTTTGGTGGAGTCCATACAAagctaattttattatttcactaCTTACATTTAATGTAAACTACTATCAGTGCAATTCAGAGAGACTGGAAAAATGCTTGTGTGTTATGAAGACTGTCCTGTGCTTCTAAACTTCacaaataaaatgtaagaaaaaaatattaacatttgcTCCCAGAAAACCTCAATGTCcataaaatgtttcaaaagaaCACTGAAGTTGCAGTGATAAAGATAAGATGCACAAGTCTGCTTTTAGAAATCGGAACCAGTAATTCCACAGCTTCTTCCCATGCTAAGGAGAAGTATTCTAACATACTTCATTCACTTCATAGATGATCACTTagatgtaaaaagaaacaaaataaattcctGTGTTGTGAGctggtttttttattactattattactcaATACCAGTATCTGAGTTCCTCACTGAAACTGATGGCAGAATCTGTATAGAATTACACAAGACTAGAATTTGATCACTATTAGGGAAATCTCTTTTCCTGAATAGATCGTGAATGTGGAAAACCCCTGCTGCATATCTAAGGAAAATTCAGACTAGTATATGCTTAAATTTGTTGCATAGAACAACTTTGGCCAAACACCTCCATAAAACTCAAAATCACAGTGCAAATATCAAGACTGTAATTTATCAGAGCACAAAACCCCTAGAAGTATATTATTTTACTATACCCTGGAGGACTACTTGGATACTATTCTGggagcaaaaataataattttcaaagtgTTATTTAGTATGCTAAGCTTTCTACCACTTAGTTCTACCCCCAAAAGAAGATCATAACAGACACATACATTTCTAGTTTCCTTGATTCACCATTATTTGGTAGGCATACACAGCAATTTTTGTAATCCTTGTTTTTTTGAAACTAGTAACACTCAGGTACAAGTTTCAGAAGTGAATAATAATTTCCATTCCACATATTCTGATAATATTCAAACCTGAAGCTTTTAACCACAATCTATACTTTTGAAGCAATACTGCAAATATATTTCCAAGTAACTTAATTCCATAAAATTGCATTCACCCAACTTCTGACCTTTTCcagaattttcttctattttctgaGGCAACCCTTCTCTGACTACTCACAGCAACGATCATGTTTTAGAGCAAAACAGGGCTGTTACTGACCCTGGCAATACCAAAGGCCATCATTGTATCCACTTTTTCACTCCTAACCAATGAATACTAGAATTCATTACAAAAAATTAGAAGCACTAGAGattattttaaacagcaaaccagtctaaaacaaaaagcaagcatgCACGAGGCTTATAGCTCCTTGCTTTCCAAGCACAGTTCTTCACAGTCCCCACCAAGGCATTTGCCACCTGGGACCCACAGGACTCAAGTCCTCTCCCCTGGCCACCCCAGGCACAACTGTGTTATGAACACAGCCTGCAAAGTTGTTTTTGGAGAACGGCACCAGCTTCCCTGATGCTTCTCTCGCCCCTGACAAAAGCAAGTACAGCCAGCAAAATTGGCAAAGTCCTTCAGTACTACAGCATCgtaaacagctttttaaaaaaaagaacaaaaacaaaaaaccaaccctatAGACCATTACAGAGTATAGCTTGAAAATAAAGCCTGCAAGTAAAAGattgttattttacttttctatAGATGTTTTCTGATTCTTGTTCTCAGTAACAtatacttcattttcatttgagaaaCCTGTATCTTCTGTAAAAGGAAGGAGAATGCGTTTGCCATAGCCCACAAATCCATCAAAGAGAAGACATCCAGGTTCACACTAGGATTGACTACTGATATGTAAGAGCTGAGCAACATGCAGTACAACAGCTGCATCACCATCGTCACAAGCAGGATGCCAATACAAAAGCTAGACAAAAGCTGATGGATAAAACGCCAAGGGGgtatgaaagcagaaagaagcaaCACTTCACAGAACCACGCTTAGCTCTCTAAAAGTTAAATTATATGCATCTCAGGCACTTACAGCACTTaagcaaaacagaacatttttattcGAAGTAGTTAATTCTAGTGTAGCATGACACAACCGAGTTTCAAACCAGATGAGGGGTAAACTATCATCAAGCAGACAGAACATGGTCtaaattattactgttattatttttttcatctatgGGAGATTTTAATTCTACTGTCAATAAAAGCCTGGAATAAAAGTCCACGTTTTTATCCAAATACGTCTATTCTGAATGCAAAGACTAAAGGCACTGCCTGTGTTCTTCCCCAACCAGCGGAGCTACCGTTGAGGGAAGATCTTTTAACCAAGGCACTGGTTAAGCAAAGTCTCATAAAGGCACAGTGGCAAATCAGAAACAGGAAGAAGGACACCAACAGAGTCTCAGGTGAGTCTTGCAAAATCCCATTCATGTGACCAAGCCAGACAAACAGGAAACCTTCATGTGCAGTATATAAATGACACAAAGAGCCTGAGCAGAGTTTAAGAAGTGCAAGGTTGCAAAACTGATCTTTACAAAACGTGCTAGAGAGTTGACTGCTTTACACAGGCTACTCCAAAGCACCCGTCTCAGTTCCCTTCGCCTTGCCTCTCCTACCCACTGTCACACCAGTCCGTACTGTAAAGGGCTTCTTGCTTACTCTCCCGACGCTGCAGACATGGTATCTTCAACTACAGTGCCATCTACTGCTGAAAACTGCGAAGAAAGCACTCAACAGGATGGCAAAGGAGGGATTTTTACATTTCCTTACTGAAGGCTGAGAGCAGGCACCTTGTCAAAAGTCTGAGAAACCAAGGTTGAATTCACTTCCTATAGTTGATGTGTGCACATAGGCAGGATTTCAGATGCACAGTCCAAgcttcttgtttctctgcagcaagGTGCAAAGCATACGTTAATTAAGCTCACAAAAGAAAGTGTCACCTACAAAGAATGCCAAAGTAAAGCAAAATGAATTTGCTTTCTAAAGACTTTGTTTACTGTACAGAAAACTCTAAGTAAGTAATCTGCATCCTGAGAAGTCAGAAAGGACTTATGCCAAGTAGTTTCAGGAGAAACAAACTTCAATTTACCAGTAAATTTACAAATACTAGAAATAGCTTTGTTGAAGTAAAATGTAAGTAATTGATGTACATTGCAAAGCgttagaaaaaaaagatcagttgCAGTTACTTCAAGTAAAAGTGCCTGAGAAGCACAGAATTTACTTTTTAGAGCCCAGTTCAAGCACCCAATGTGTGATGTAAGAAAAAAGAGCCCTT
This genomic interval carries:
- the GOLGA4 gene encoding golgin subfamily A member 4 isoform X13 produces the protein MSSLQVPTEFLSATHSRRRTSADQSDDGTSTSDEELLAGMIAEPAFLSEYTIFALDPTKQPKPQSDGVTLAKQPLPRSTENNGSGQASPQLSDTRSFAQRLQLRVPSMESLFRSPVKESLFCSSSKESLIQASSRDSLNRLDLDAAGSTFDSTSDMESETEEPLRNMDSLSKEQMRQRLRRMERSLGNYRGKYSELVSAYQVIQREKKKLQAILSQSQDKALRRIGELREELQMDQQAKKHLQEEFDASLEEKDQLISVLQTQVLLLKRRLQNGQIGTELPDSNIQSEPQVQSPIEEITTENTVEPGSNEHNEDSVKTLETLNQRVKRQENLLQRCKEMIQSHKERCAQLTNEKEALQEQLEERLQELEKMKDLQMAEKTKLITQLRDAKNLIEQLEQDKGMVIAETKRQMHETLEMKEEEIAQLRARIKQITTKGEELKEQKEKSERAAFEELERALSLAQKTEEARKKLQAEMDEKIKAVEKASEEERVTLQRELTRVKQEVIEIMKKSSEKRVAELEKYHKKEMATKDQELNKRLQAQEKAFQGKMKLALERNQSECLKTLQEQEEQGSLALEELELQKKAIQSACDRKVQKMREVVEIYRTRVLELESSLAKYSQDDRKQSEELSTLMESEKKQHTKEINCMVEKHKNKPENMKEQQEKLWTEKLQILKQQQVTEIEKMREKQQQEIATILKEKETVFRAHIEEMNEKTLEKLDAKQTELEALSSELSEALKIRHDLEQELSALNSKVCEAEQELEGKLEEERKRHKEEVEIMLKEHEMSIQGVEKVLKEELNQLRQSLEEKDRHLEELKAHEQKLKESSERSEAEFVQVSAKLEELSESHRSTSNEQAKIYEEELAKLQQKLTDLEGEKLQLSEQLERTESQLNDVKNELEAYISQVHDLKQHLQEQRNENTQKETSLTQQYECQLKDLQREADDTKRILSEKENEIEHMKLQNKQVEELKQKLLATEERMSALQEEYESKLKRQDNKMEKIKQKSKDMQETFKKNLAEQEAKLKKELENKQLEFSQKESEFNAKMLEMAHASSAGINDAVSKLESNQKEQLESLAEAHRRELEEITQSWEKKLHQQVEELQEKHEMELQEKEQEVGDLKQKLATFSAEEESTRAEITHLKEEQVKREESLKELQEQLRQSVAKVTALSDKESDLKTQLKKLEGDLNQSLKEQSGLQEQLSEQKAVEEKDKAKITELADTLKTLEEKLQDVQSSQYKDHENYEKKIEAIQLKEAEFKRLSGELVAQLDACWKNAEALLQTKINELIEKCSEKIGIVTCKIADCKRRTAEVKEAVLIKTSKILELEAQLREVTEHHSAVSTSLQKSMQQLQEKDNLITSMRADIEGLVTEKEQLQKEGGHQQQAASEKETCITQLRKELSENINAVTSMREELQEKVSEISALNKTISDLNVRLESMISLTEKEAAMSLLSKQHEEDRLQLLNQVQELSARVETLSQEKASALQQVDHCTAKLSEWKMKAQTRFTQNHDTIKDLQSKLELSNTEANKKGEELNKLKEQLAKESKNLDSLKSELEQKQNKREKQESELTAKLKNQAARIAELEEHVAQKTSENDSLMEKLKKSNEQKDTEQKEIAWQLQQAERVAFEKDNRFKEAEEKVLNLEKQIGSLKTEFEAKEREFVQMKSGILKSKEEELKELEERLNAENNTKLADLKKKAELKIGSIKRQLMSQMEEKEQQFKQDRENQLRDLEQKVQEREAKIESLEEKIKSTRDSTELEKEMLQKVESVKAAVEQEKNNMLESVQQTYKEKMHVLQKGLTEKDELLQKYEKEQQESNDSRLELQTKQEELLKKLECVEKSHQEEQSKAESLRKELEEQTKKYSLLADELARCSGDLASSREELRAKEQKHLDMENVIGDFQKKMQEKEAVSQSLEQKIKELENNLVKENEVHKTEMEDMSSRYEEKLKALQQQLDERNDSLKAFEKNVEEKAKSGLELQKLLGDMQNQQKDLQTKLEETEREKQKLCKEVNNLQKDLRTLRKEHQQELDIVKKETLEEMEQRIRCEQEDIELKHNSTLKQLMREFNTQLAQKERELETAVKEAISKAQEVETELIENHHIETTQLHKKIADKDDDLKRTVKKYEEILEAREEEMTAKVRELQAQLEDLKKEYKQKMAEEQHWNSEKVKITELQAQLAQKTTLVNDSKLKEQELREQIHVLEDQLKNYEKNVYVTSVGTPYGDENLHHTDVSLFGEPAEFEYLRKVLFEYMMGRETKTMAKVITTLLKFPADQTQKILEREDARPLFASPRRGIF